The following proteins are encoded in a genomic region of Cryptomeria japonica chromosome 11, Sugi_1.0, whole genome shotgun sequence:
- the LOC131032658 gene encoding uncharacterized protein LOC131032658, whose translation MGLKLDFPLLLFTFLLLLLIFCDGGEGRYLLEDQSTASFPHDYQSPAPKRPGSVKQTPPRKILVGTLQGLHLFDHHGHHRHLFAASYDGCCQNYCCARKSFSLCCQTNG comes from the exons ATGGGTCTCAAATTGGATTTTCCTCTGTTGTTATTTACATTTTTACTACTGCTCTTGATCTTCTGTGATGGTGGTGAAGGAAGATATCTGTTAGAAGATCAGAGTACGGCTAGTTTTCCACATGATTATCAAAGTCCAG CCCCAAAACGCCCTGGATCTGTCAAACAAACTCCTCCT CGAAAGATTCTGGTTGGCACTCTACAGGGCTTGCACCTCTTTGACCACCATGGCCACCACCGCCATCTCTTCGCCGCTAGCTACGATGGGTGTTGTCAAAACTATTGCTGTGCAAGAAAAAGCTTTTCCTTGTGTTGTCAGACGAATGGATAG